A genomic window from Cotesia glomerata isolate CgM1 linkage group LG7, MPM_Cglom_v2.3, whole genome shotgun sequence includes:
- the LOC123268425 gene encoding hemicentin-2 isoform X10 translates to MTPLVTYTIVFMVNIFFHSIVEGMEPWKKSEKNGEQGSEIQLPCILKSPKCGGLHSIKWYRGSQRILIFSESAGITRGNNDIAARSTMNYNQNATKTYLKISDLKLEDEGLYKCEATYLAVNRECNNVQHITLNTTVRPKFLRITEEDDNTNLTSGTILGPINEGTLMTLNCESDQGKPVPTVEWYKGDKRLKAIGSTKVRENGVGIGSSVLQLQVGRSELGATFTCKISSLALAEPLTVDIKLDVHVRPLKMDVKGVVGHVVSGTKILLECKVSAARPPANVTWYNGTDFLTNDNDRFEMFETKIDDNSDGTSETSSYLAFTASEYDNGQTFSCFAENSVTRIEGIKPMKEATTIEVLYAPIITMRPANITVNETEDFVIICNYEANPAGLTSVKWLQNDQELELNEDHYEGGVTEQTSLTVKNASASDMGTYKCVLSNSVGETTPENTVDVSVLYKPIVKVLVEPEVPINEADRLNVSLTCYAVKGNPINLNAVRWYLDGDLLKELPDCNIKNNSTITLNMDDTLTFCDIDPSKLLLEAVGRSFHGNYSCEGRNDAGWGLISPSTPVIVYYKPGPAMISYKPKRVIKGSSLNITCTVTDPGRPAVTGYKWIRGMHRLADQEKSILSIDSVNLRTKANFTCIAYNEAGDGDPATTFIDVAAPPAFINPLAPYHGYVYNAVNVSIGCRVECSPICNVSWIKNNEPINFTVIDRYYVTNVYHPADQSTSDFESIQSNLTWNLDKWPNKQLDRFKDNDNYTCISSDNDVGKGVHSTTHFQVEFPPENMTISKKIIDVIVDFIPDSVKCGAVAHPEPTFRWYRQGSTETISQSPVLVFETKVPKRSNGTYFCEATNRHGTLNISTYLNVLYKPECQINKERINGEDYLVCTAVGNPKESNFSWSLKSDNDSLGQLAEIRQGQSYLLLDTAVTNFRTYVCIANNSIGSSLPCERGVPARQGRAGNLPWWFQLEGDLLIIVIIIIVTVVIAIVVCCVIVYLICRRKQMHAKYSNRMVTLEERQHPDGGPPSPTESIRSHGRCSSLHSNPVPRWPLKPGVLVHINRTHSLSSGLNPVPLSTSNHHIHTIPPTLPSTTTITAAVATTTTTTETISATTAEITSSPTTTMNTMMTTNKNYKVDRYRTRGDEIIVTRRPIKPFRRGKIMTITQMGIPIHNIVHDEGMIARANRLKAIFSSQLKEPDSFPGISREKTAVTYKRIVPRQRMSYNTPTLAASNCDTSADGTDCGGGGDVNINANSNVSRKRKKPGADPGHQGNKNSHIDSVSEGLQPESDGKTFYENLPFHGIQTPPNKCVASPKFARVSALHGTTLTSLSPTCSNSRPLSRATSLCAGSAGSAASAGSSGYESTPSHLGPHYSYHNMPRNNSPELKYNTFKPRRRKQLNHSHQFYSLRLCRKHNNNDDNNNNNNNQQKQVEKLEQQRCNFQLYAVPIIKSCPHKIENIKNSISSKSFNSISTVESTTTIPSSNIITIPKKDSILLKKKSSLSSCLYSHIKSNELLSSLSSSSSSSSMHYKSVINNSQVPPVPTPRRRKTDISQHIYQNIPRPIFPMDSAKT, encoded by the exons ggaTGGAACCATGGAaaaaaagcgaaaaaaatgGAGAACAAGGATCAGAAATACAATTACCgtgtattttaaaaagtccAAAATGTGGTGGACTTCACAGTATTAAGTGGTACAGAGGTAGCCAGAGAATACTCATATTCAGTGAAAGTGCTGGGATAACACGTGGAAATAATGATATTGCAGCAAG ATCAACAATGAATTACAATCAAAATGCTACGAAAACATATCTAAAAATATCAGATTTAAAACTAGAAGATGAAGGTTTATACAAATGTGAAGCTACGTATTTAGCTGTGAATAGGGAGTGTAATAATGTACAACATATAACTCTCAATACCACTG TACGTCCTAAATTTTTACGGATTACAGAAGAAGAtgataatacaaatttaactTCAGGGACTATTTTAGGGCCAATTAATGAAGGTACATTAATGACTTTAAATTGTGAAAGTGATCAAGGAAAACCCGTACCAACTGTGGAATGGTATAAAGGCGATAAGAGACTTAAag cCATTGGTTCAACAAAGGTCAGAGAAAATGGGGTTGGAATAGGAAGTAGTGTGCTACAGTTGCAAGTTGGCCGCAGCGAATTAGGTGCTACCTTTACTTGCAAAATCAGCAGTTTGGCACTTGCTGAGCCTCTAACTGTCGACATCAAACTTGACGTTCACG taAGACCACTTAAAATGGACGTAAAAGGTGTGGTAGGACACGTAGTGAGTGGTACTAAAATTTTACTAGAATGTAAAGTCAGTGCCGCAAGACCACCAGCAAATGTTACCTGGTACAACGGAACTGATTTTCTGACCAATGATAATGACAGATTCGAAATGTTTGAAACTAAAATAGATGACAAT agtGATGGTACATCTGAAACAAGCAGTTATCTTGCATTCACAGCATCAGAATACGATAATGGTCAGACATTTAGTTGTTTTGCTGAAAATTCAGTCACAAGAATTGAAGGAATCAAACCAATGAAAGAAGCTACAACAATTGAAGTTTTGT atgcTCCAATTATTACTATGCGGCCAGCCAACATTACCGTCAATGAGACTGAAGACTTTGTCATAATTTGCAACTACGAAGCCAACCCTGCGGGCTTAACATCCGTCAAGTG gttaCAAAATGATCAAGAGCTGGAATTAAATGAAGATCACTATGAGGGTGGTGTAACAGAACAGACATCTCTTACGGTTAAAAATGCAAGTGCTTCAGACATGGGCACATACAAATGTGTACTTAGTAATAGCGTTGGAGAGACAACACCTGAAAATACTGTTGATGTTTCTGTTCTTT ATAAACCTATTGTTAAAGTATTAGTAGAACCAGAAGTACCGATAAATGAAGCAGATCGTTTAAATGTATCTCTTACATGTTATGCAGTAAAGGGTAATCCAATAAATTTGAATGCGGTAAGATGGTATTTAGACggagatttattaaaagaattacCCGactgtaatataaaaaataattcaacaataacattaaatatggacgatactttaacattttgcGACATTGATCCAAGCAAATTACTATTGGAGGCAGTTGGCCGTTCATTTCATGGAAATTATTCTTGTGAGGGTCGAAACGACGCTGGATGGGGTTTAATTTCACCAAGTACTCCAGTAATTGTATACT ataAACCTGGTCCAGCTATGATAAGCTATAAACCAAAACGAGTTATAAAAGGTAGTTCATTGAATATAACTTGTACTGTAACTGATCCTGGTCGACCAGCGGTGACTGGTTACAAGTGGATACGTGGGATGCATCGTCTTGCTGATCAAGAAAAATCAATTCTTAGCATTGATTCAGTTAATCTCAGGACCAAAGCCAATTTTACGTGCATCGCATATAATGAAGCTGGAGACGGTGATCCAGCTACAACTTTTATAGACGTTGCCG caCCACCTGCATTTATAAATCCACTTGCACCGTATCATGGTTACGTATACAATGCAGTGAATGTTAGTATCGGATGTCGAGTTGAGTGCTCACCCATCTGCAACGTGTCGTGGATCAAAAACAACGAGCCAATTAATTTTACCGTAATAGATAGGTATTATGTGACCAATGTATACCATCCAGCTGACCAAAGTACTAGCGATTTTGAGAGTATTCAGTCTAATCTCACCTGGAATTTGGATAAATGGCcaaataaacaacttgatcGATTTAAAGACAATGATAATTACACATGTATTAGTAGTGATAATGATGTTGGTAAAGGAGTACATAGTACAACTCATTTTCAAGTTGAAT TCCCGCCAGAAAATATGacaatatcaaaaaaaataatagacgTTATTGTTGACTTTATACCAGATAGTGTTAAATGTGGGGCTGTTGCTCACCCTGAACCAACTTTTCGATGGTACCGTCAAGGATCTACTGAAACAATATCCCAAAGTCCAGTTCTTGTTTTTGAAACAAAAGTACCTAAACGTAGTAATGGAACATATTTTTGTGAAGCTACTAATCGACATGGTACTCTTAATATTTCAACATATCTCAATGTCCTtt ataagCCAGAGTgccaaataaataaagagCGTATTAATGGTGAAGATTATCTGGTGTGTACAGCAGTGGGTAACCCAAAGGAGTCAAACTTTAGTTGGTCATTGAAGAGTGACAATGATTCTCTTGGCCAACTTGCTGAGATTCGCCAAGGCCAAAGTTATCTTCTATTGGACACTGCGGTTACAAACTTTCGTACTTATGTCTGTATTGCTAATAATTCTATTGGATCATCACTTCCGTGTGAACGTGGAGTACCCG CACGCCAAGGACGTGCAG GCAATCTTCCATGGTGGTTTCAATTAGAGGGTgatcttttaataattgtcattaTAATAATCGTCACTGTTGTTATTGCCATTGTCGTTTGCTGCGTCATTGTTTATTTGATATGTCGTCGTAAACAAATGCACGCGAAAT ACAGTAATCGCATGGTCACATTGGAGGAACGTCAACA tCCGGACGGTGGTCCACCGAGCCCGACAGAGTCGATACGTTCACATGGACGATGCTCATCCCTTCACTCAAACCCAGTTCCACGATGGCCTTTAAAACCAGGAGTTTTAGTGCACATTAATCGCACGCATAGCCTCAGTTCAGGATTAAATCCAGTTCCGCTCTCAACTTCAAATCATCATATACACACAATACCACCAACATTACCATcgacaacaacaataacagcAGCAgtagcaacaacaacaacaacaacagaaACAATTTCTGCAACAACAGCAGAAATAACGTCGTCACCAACCACAACTATGAATACAATGATGACTActaataaaaactataaagTCGATCGATATCGTACGCGAGGAGATGAAATAATAGTCACTAGACGACCGATTAAACCATTTAGACGCGGAAAAATTATGACTATTACCCAAATGGGTATTCCTATACATAATATTGTTCATGATGAAGGCATGATTGCACGAGCTAATAGGTTAAAAGCAATATTTAGTTCACAACTAAAGGAGCCTGATTCATTTCCCGGTATATCCAGAGAAAAAACAG CTGTGACTTATAAAAGAATAGTACCTCGGCAACGGATGTCGTACAACACCCCAACACTTGCTGCATCAAATTGCGACACCTCCGCCGATGGCACTGACTGCGGTGGTGGTGGTGATGTTAACATAAACGCAAATTCCAATGTATCTCGTAAGCGCAAAAAGCCGGGAGCAG aTCCTGGCCATCAAGGGAATAAAAATAGTCATATTGATAGTGTTTCCGAAGGGTTGCAACCAGAATCGGATGGcaaaactttttatgaaaatctTCCATTTCACGGAATCCAAACCCCACCAAAcaag TGTGTGGCTTCTCCTAAGTTTGCTCGAGTTTCGGCTTTGCATGGCACAACGCTAACATCATTGTCACCAACGTGTAGCAATTCACGTCCATTGAGTCGAGCGACTAGTCTCTGTGCTGGTAGTGCTGGTAGTGCTGCTAGTGCTGGCAGTTCCGGTTACGAATCAACACCAAGTCACTTGGGTCCTCACTACAGTTACCATAATATGCCGAGAAACAACTCTCCAGAGCTCAAATACAACACATTCAAACCAAGACGACGTAAACAACTTAACCATTCACACCAATTTTACTCACTGAGATTATGTCGCAAacataacaataatgatgataataataataataataataatcaacaaaaacaagttgaaaaattagaaCAACAACGTTGTAATTTTCAACTGTATGCTGTACCTATTATAAAATCATGTCCGCATAAaatcgaaaatattaaaaatagtatcAGCAGCAAAAGTTTTAACAGCATCAGCACTGTTGAATCAACAACTACGATACCGTCATCAAATATTATAACAATACCTAAAAAAGATAGTatactattgaaaaaaaaatcttctctCTCTTCTTGTTTATACTCACATATAAAATCTAATGAGCtgttatcatcattatcatcatcatcatcatcatcatctatGCATTACAAGtcagtaataaataacagcCAAGTACCGCCAGTACCCACACCAAGACGAAGAAAAACTGATATATCACAgcatatttatcaaaatattccTCGTCCAATATTCCCAATGGATTCCGCCAAG ACTTAA
- the LOC123268425 gene encoding uncharacterized protein LOC123268425 isoform X1, which translates to MTPLVTYTIVFMVNIFFHSIVEGMEPWKKSEKNGEQGSEIQLPCILKSPKCGGLHSIKWYRGSQRILIFSESAGITRGNNDIAARSTMNYNQNATKTYLKISDLKLEDEGLYKCEATYLAVNRECNNVQHITLNTTVRPKFLRITEEDDNTNLTSGTILGPINEGTLMTLNCESDQGKPVPTVEWYKGDKRLKAIGSTKVRENGVGIGSSVLQLQVGRSELGATFTCKISSLALAEPLTVDIKLDVHVRPLKMDVKGVVGHVVSGTKILLECKVSAARPPANVTWYNGTDFLTNDNDRFEMFETKIDDNSDGTSETSSYLAFTASEYDNGQTFSCFAENSVTRIEGIKPMKEATTIEVLYAPIITMRPANITVNETEDFVIICNYEANPAGLTSVKWLQNDQELELNEDHYEGGVTEQTSLTVKNASASDMGTYKCVLSNSVGETTPENTVDVSVLYKPIVKVLVEPEVPINEADRLNVSLTCYAVKGNPINLNAVRWYLDGDLLKELPDCNIKNNSTITLNMDDTLTFCDIDPSKLLLEAVGRSFHGNYSCEGRNDAGWGLISPSTPVIVYYKPGPAMISYKPKRVIKGSSLNITCTVTDPGRPAVTGYKWIRGMHRLADQEKSILSIDSVNLRTKANFTCIAYNEAGDGDPATTFIDVAAPPAFINPLAPYHGYVYNAVNVSIGCRVECSPICNVSWIKNNEPINFTVIDRYYVTNVYHPADQSTSDFESIQSNLTWNLDKWPNKQLDRFKDNDNYTCISSDNDVGKGVHSTTHFQVEFPPENMTISKKIIDVIVDFIPDSVKCGAVAHPEPTFRWYRQGSTETISQSPVLVFETKVPKRSNGTYFCEATNRHGTLNISTYLNVLYKPECQINKERINGEDYLVCTAVGNPKESNFSWSLKSDNDSLGQLAEIRQGQSYLLLDTAVTNFRTYVCIANNSIGSSLPCERGVPARQGRAGNLPWWFQLEGDLLIIVIIIIVTVVIAIVVCCVIVYLICRRKQMHAKYSNRMVTLEERQHPDGGPPSPTESIRSHGRCSSLHSNPVPRWPLKPGVLVHINRTHSLSSGLNPVPLSTSNHHIHTIPPTLPSTTTITAAVATTTTTTETISATTAEITSSPTTTMNTMMTTNKNYKVDRYRTRGDEIIVTRRPIKPFRRGKIMTITQMGIPIHNIVHDEGMIARANRLKAIFSSQLKEPDSFPGISREKTAVTYKRIVPRQRMSYNTPTLAASNCDTSADGTDCGGGGDVNINANSNVSRKRKKPGADPGHQGNKNSHIDSVSEGLQPESDGKTFYENLPFHGIQTPPNKQQMNEYDYKDHYQKYQQQKQQEMQQYKYNPSSSSCSNSSYNNNQLTLPLTRSLYNSSAVNPLLVSLIQTNLTNNLNSSNIITNKKIPSTLGLSSSELTLSAGVKPFCQENDKNNYGGNRYKNNDNPISENDYINRNSNSNSNSYSNSNKISDNTMSLSQSLFHGKKIDFDSCDGNFDNNYQIQNQRQSSTGQRRSERKKHRKHERANDRRIKHRRSSDGRNNFSNRSSTNDITLSSLSASCETSFARIQELGIPENFKISYLNSYQQDNNTLDIDLQQNKNKKFKQNSSNYYSDQIIKDNNKQINFESSKELINTSTTIATMTTATTTTTLTTTTTPTITTTSTTTTTTTTTTTTTTTTTVLDSEAVNSTITVNQYTQLVNNFRDIGQEIDV; encoded by the exons ggaTGGAACCATGGAaaaaaagcgaaaaaaatgGAGAACAAGGATCAGAAATACAATTACCgtgtattttaaaaagtccAAAATGTGGTGGACTTCACAGTATTAAGTGGTACAGAGGTAGCCAGAGAATACTCATATTCAGTGAAAGTGCTGGGATAACACGTGGAAATAATGATATTGCAGCAAG ATCAACAATGAATTACAATCAAAATGCTACGAAAACATATCTAAAAATATCAGATTTAAAACTAGAAGATGAAGGTTTATACAAATGTGAAGCTACGTATTTAGCTGTGAATAGGGAGTGTAATAATGTACAACATATAACTCTCAATACCACTG TACGTCCTAAATTTTTACGGATTACAGAAGAAGAtgataatacaaatttaactTCAGGGACTATTTTAGGGCCAATTAATGAAGGTACATTAATGACTTTAAATTGTGAAAGTGATCAAGGAAAACCCGTACCAACTGTGGAATGGTATAAAGGCGATAAGAGACTTAAag cCATTGGTTCAACAAAGGTCAGAGAAAATGGGGTTGGAATAGGAAGTAGTGTGCTACAGTTGCAAGTTGGCCGCAGCGAATTAGGTGCTACCTTTACTTGCAAAATCAGCAGTTTGGCACTTGCTGAGCCTCTAACTGTCGACATCAAACTTGACGTTCACG taAGACCACTTAAAATGGACGTAAAAGGTGTGGTAGGACACGTAGTGAGTGGTACTAAAATTTTACTAGAATGTAAAGTCAGTGCCGCAAGACCACCAGCAAATGTTACCTGGTACAACGGAACTGATTTTCTGACCAATGATAATGACAGATTCGAAATGTTTGAAACTAAAATAGATGACAAT agtGATGGTACATCTGAAACAAGCAGTTATCTTGCATTCACAGCATCAGAATACGATAATGGTCAGACATTTAGTTGTTTTGCTGAAAATTCAGTCACAAGAATTGAAGGAATCAAACCAATGAAAGAAGCTACAACAATTGAAGTTTTGT atgcTCCAATTATTACTATGCGGCCAGCCAACATTACCGTCAATGAGACTGAAGACTTTGTCATAATTTGCAACTACGAAGCCAACCCTGCGGGCTTAACATCCGTCAAGTG gttaCAAAATGATCAAGAGCTGGAATTAAATGAAGATCACTATGAGGGTGGTGTAACAGAACAGACATCTCTTACGGTTAAAAATGCAAGTGCTTCAGACATGGGCACATACAAATGTGTACTTAGTAATAGCGTTGGAGAGACAACACCTGAAAATACTGTTGATGTTTCTGTTCTTT ATAAACCTATTGTTAAAGTATTAGTAGAACCAGAAGTACCGATAAATGAAGCAGATCGTTTAAATGTATCTCTTACATGTTATGCAGTAAAGGGTAATCCAATAAATTTGAATGCGGTAAGATGGTATTTAGACggagatttattaaaagaattacCCGactgtaatataaaaaataattcaacaataacattaaatatggacgatactttaacattttgcGACATTGATCCAAGCAAATTACTATTGGAGGCAGTTGGCCGTTCATTTCATGGAAATTATTCTTGTGAGGGTCGAAACGACGCTGGATGGGGTTTAATTTCACCAAGTACTCCAGTAATTGTATACT ataAACCTGGTCCAGCTATGATAAGCTATAAACCAAAACGAGTTATAAAAGGTAGTTCATTGAATATAACTTGTACTGTAACTGATCCTGGTCGACCAGCGGTGACTGGTTACAAGTGGATACGTGGGATGCATCGTCTTGCTGATCAAGAAAAATCAATTCTTAGCATTGATTCAGTTAATCTCAGGACCAAAGCCAATTTTACGTGCATCGCATATAATGAAGCTGGAGACGGTGATCCAGCTACAACTTTTATAGACGTTGCCG caCCACCTGCATTTATAAATCCACTTGCACCGTATCATGGTTACGTATACAATGCAGTGAATGTTAGTATCGGATGTCGAGTTGAGTGCTCACCCATCTGCAACGTGTCGTGGATCAAAAACAACGAGCCAATTAATTTTACCGTAATAGATAGGTATTATGTGACCAATGTATACCATCCAGCTGACCAAAGTACTAGCGATTTTGAGAGTATTCAGTCTAATCTCACCTGGAATTTGGATAAATGGCcaaataaacaacttgatcGATTTAAAGACAATGATAATTACACATGTATTAGTAGTGATAATGATGTTGGTAAAGGAGTACATAGTACAACTCATTTTCAAGTTGAAT TCCCGCCAGAAAATATGacaatatcaaaaaaaataatagacgTTATTGTTGACTTTATACCAGATAGTGTTAAATGTGGGGCTGTTGCTCACCCTGAACCAACTTTTCGATGGTACCGTCAAGGATCTACTGAAACAATATCCCAAAGTCCAGTTCTTGTTTTTGAAACAAAAGTACCTAAACGTAGTAATGGAACATATTTTTGTGAAGCTACTAATCGACATGGTACTCTTAATATTTCAACATATCTCAATGTCCTtt ataagCCAGAGTgccaaataaataaagagCGTATTAATGGTGAAGATTATCTGGTGTGTACAGCAGTGGGTAACCCAAAGGAGTCAAACTTTAGTTGGTCATTGAAGAGTGACAATGATTCTCTTGGCCAACTTGCTGAGATTCGCCAAGGCCAAAGTTATCTTCTATTGGACACTGCGGTTACAAACTTTCGTACTTATGTCTGTATTGCTAATAATTCTATTGGATCATCACTTCCGTGTGAACGTGGAGTACCCG CACGCCAAGGACGTGCAG GCAATCTTCCATGGTGGTTTCAATTAGAGGGTgatcttttaataattgtcattaTAATAATCGTCACTGTTGTTATTGCCATTGTCGTTTGCTGCGTCATTGTTTATTTGATATGTCGTCGTAAACAAATGCACGCGAAAT ACAGTAATCGCATGGTCACATTGGAGGAACGTCAACA tCCGGACGGTGGTCCACCGAGCCCGACAGAGTCGATACGTTCACATGGACGATGCTCATCCCTTCACTCAAACCCAGTTCCACGATGGCCTTTAAAACCAGGAGTTTTAGTGCACATTAATCGCACGCATAGCCTCAGTTCAGGATTAAATCCAGTTCCGCTCTCAACTTCAAATCATCATATACACACAATACCACCAACATTACCATcgacaacaacaataacagcAGCAgtagcaacaacaacaacaacaacagaaACAATTTCTGCAACAACAGCAGAAATAACGTCGTCACCAACCACAACTATGAATACAATGATGACTActaataaaaactataaagTCGATCGATATCGTACGCGAGGAGATGAAATAATAGTCACTAGACGACCGATTAAACCATTTAGACGCGGAAAAATTATGACTATTACCCAAATGGGTATTCCTATACATAATATTGTTCATGATGAAGGCATGATTGCACGAGCTAATAGGTTAAAAGCAATATTTAGTTCACAACTAAAGGAGCCTGATTCATTTCCCGGTATATCCAGAGAAAAAACAG CTGTGACTTATAAAAGAATAGTACCTCGGCAACGGATGTCGTACAACACCCCAACACTTGCTGCATCAAATTGCGACACCTCCGCCGATGGCACTGACTGCGGTGGTGGTGGTGATGTTAACATAAACGCAAATTCCAATGTATCTCGTAAGCGCAAAAAGCCGGGAGCAG aTCCTGGCCATCAAGGGAATAAAAATAGTCATATTGATAGTGTTTCCGAAGGGTTGCAACCAGAATCGGATGGcaaaactttttatgaaaatctTCCATTTCACGGAATCCAAACCCCACCAAAcaag CAGCAAATGAACGAGTATGATTATAAAGATCATTATCAAAAGTATCAACAGCAAAAACAACAAGAAATGcaacaatataaatataatccAAGCAGCAGTAGTTGCAGTAATAgcagttataataataatcaactaACATTGCCATTAACAAGGAGTTTATATAATTCTTCGGCAGTTAATCCTTTGCTAGTTTCATTAATTCAAACTAAtcttactaataatttaaatagtagtaatataataactaataaaaaaataccatcAACACTGGGACTATCATCATCAGAATTAACCCTGTCAGCAGGAGTAAAACCATTTTGtcaagaaaatgataaaaataattatggtGGTAAtcgttataaaaataatgataatccaATAAGCGAAAATGATTATATTAATAGAAATAGTAATAGTAACAGTAATAGTTATagcaatagtaataaaataagtgaTAATACTATGTCATTATCGCAATCGCTATTCcatggtaaaaaaattgattttgataGTTGTGATggtaattttgataataattatcaaatacaAAATCAACGACAATCATCAACAGGACAACGACGTAGTGAACGAAAAAAACATCGTAAACACGAGCGTGCTAATGATCGTAGAATAAAACACAGACGTTCATCAGATGGCcgtaataattttagtaatagATCATCAACTAATGATATAACATTATCAAGTTTATCAGCGTCTTGTGAAACTAGTTTTGCTCGAATTCAGGAACTCGGTAtacctgaaaattttaaaatatcatatttAAACTCTTATCAACAAGATAATAATACCCTTGATATAGACttgcaacaaaataaaaataaaaaatttaaacaaaattcatcaaaCTACTATTCCGatcaaattataaaagataataataaacaaataaattttgagagcTCTAAAGAGCTAATAAATACATCAACAACAATAGCGACGATGACGACagcgacgacgacgacgacgttGACGACAACGACAACGCCAACGATAACAACAacatcaacaacaacaacaacaacaacaacaacaacaacaacaacaacaacaacaacagtaTTAGATTCCGAAGCAGTAAATTCAACAATCACTGTCAATCAATATACTCAGCTTGTTAATAACTTTCGTGATATTGGTCAAGAAATCGATGTTTAA